One segment of Microbacterium arborescens DNA contains the following:
- the murA gene encoding UDP-N-acetylglucosamine 1-carboxyvinyltransferase, whose amino-acid sequence MSTPSSEPNASENGSRREDGEILEIRGGRPLVGRVDVKGAKNFATKAMVASLLGGTESVLRDVPDISDVAVVRSLLEVHGVTVADDGEGTYRLDPSGAESAGFEEIDAHAGASRIPILFCGPLLHLLGQAFIPDLGGCRIGDRPIDFHLDALRKFGAIVDKQPSGIRLSAPDGLHGADIELPYPSVGATEQVLLTAVRAKGTTELRNAAIEPEIMDLIAVLQKMGAIISYEPNRVIFIEGVDKLRGYDHRSIFDRNEAASWACAALATDGDIFVGGAKQQEMLTFLNVFRKAGGDFDIREDGIRFRRDGALRPVSVETDVHPGFMTDWQQPLIVALTQAEGVSTVHETVYENRLGFTQALNKMGAQIVVHPEGIASPERRVPRRALEQAAVITGPTPLHGADVVVPDLRGGYSYVIAALAAEGTSVVRNVGIIRRGYEKFFDKLEALGADFDIIG is encoded by the coding sequence ATGAGCACTCCGTCGAGTGAGCCGAACGCATCGGAGAACGGCAGCCGCCGCGAAGACGGCGAGATCCTCGAGATCCGGGGCGGACGGCCCCTCGTCGGACGTGTCGACGTCAAGGGTGCGAAGAACTTCGCGACGAAGGCGATGGTGGCCTCGCTGCTCGGTGGGACCGAGAGCGTGTTGCGGGACGTGCCCGATATCAGCGATGTCGCCGTGGTGCGCTCGCTGCTCGAGGTGCATGGTGTGACGGTGGCCGACGACGGCGAAGGCACGTACCGGCTCGACCCGAGCGGGGCGGAGTCGGCGGGCTTCGAGGAGATCGATGCGCACGCGGGTGCCTCGCGCATCCCGATCCTGTTCTGCGGGCCGCTCCTGCACCTGCTCGGTCAGGCCTTCATCCCCGACCTCGGTGGATGCCGCATCGGCGACCGACCGATCGACTTCCACCTCGACGCGCTGCGCAAGTTCGGAGCGATCGTCGACAAGCAGCCCAGCGGCATCCGCCTCTCGGCACCCGACGGCCTCCACGGGGCCGACATCGAGCTGCCCTACCCGAGCGTCGGCGCGACGGAGCAGGTTCTGCTGACCGCGGTGCGTGCCAAGGGCACGACCGAGCTTCGCAACGCCGCCATCGAGCCCGAGATCATGGACCTCATCGCCGTCCTGCAGAAGATGGGCGCGATCATCTCCTATGAGCCGAACCGCGTCATCTTCATCGAAGGTGTCGACAAGCTCCGCGGCTACGACCACCGATCGATCTTCGACCGCAACGAAGCGGCGTCGTGGGCGTGCGCCGCTCTGGCGACCGACGGCGACATCTTCGTCGGCGGTGCGAAGCAGCAGGAGATGCTGACGTTCCTCAACGTCTTCCGCAAGGCCGGAGGCGACTTCGACATCCGGGAGGACGGCATCCGCTTCCGTCGTGACGGCGCGCTGCGCCCCGTCTCGGTCGAGACCGACGTCCACCCCGGGTTCATGACCGACTGGCAGCAGCCGCTCATCGTCGCCCTGACGCAGGCCGAAGGCGTCTCGACCGTCCACGAGACGGTGTACGAGAACCGACTCGGGTTCACTCAGGCGCTGAACAAGATGGGCGCGCAGATCGTCGTGCACCCCGAGGGCATCGCGAGCCCGGAGCGTCGTGTCCCGCGCCGGGCCCTCGAGCAGGCGGCCGTGATCACCGGCCCCACGCCGTTGCACGGCGCGGACGTGGTCGTGCCCGACCTCCGCGGCGGCTACAGCTACGTCATCGCGGCTCTCGCAGCCGAGGGGACGTCGGTCGTTCGCAACGTCGGGATCATCCGCCGGGGCTACGAGAAGTTCTTCGACAAGCTCGAGGCGCTCGGCGCCGACTTCGACATCATCGGCTGA
- a CDS encoding NAD(P)H-dependent glycerol-3-phosphate dehydrogenase, with translation MSRKTETIGPRVTVIGSGSWGTTFGKVLADGGAQVTMWARRAELAHEIREGKRNSRYLPGINLPRSMTATHHLSEALEGAEQVYLAVSSQALRENLTAIRPLIAGGSMPVVSLMKGVEKRTGLRMSQVIEQGLDCDPNRIAVASGPNLALEIAREQPTAAVIASTSQETAEAVALRSRNTYFRSFVNTDVVGTEFGGVLKNLIAVAIGIVDGVGYGENTKASIITRGLVEMTDFAVAQGAQPETLQGLAGLGDLIATCQSPLSRNNTAGRLLGQGFSFQDVVKQMDQTAEGLASVAPVLTLARAAGVQMPIVEQVKMVLDGTMNPRDIAPHLTTDDDKPTGERTPHGDDNSSGALRRAFQRAFDQFRHGGRGAARDRS, from the coding sequence TTGAGCCGTAAGACCGAAACCATTGGCCCCCGCGTCACCGTCATCGGCTCGGGAAGCTGGGGTACGACGTTCGGGAAGGTCCTCGCGGACGGCGGCGCGCAGGTCACGATGTGGGCGAGGCGCGCGGAACTCGCGCATGAGATCCGCGAGGGCAAGCGCAACAGCCGGTATCTCCCCGGCATCAATCTTCCGCGTTCGATGACGGCCACCCATCATCTCTCGGAGGCGCTGGAGGGGGCCGAACAGGTCTACCTCGCCGTCTCGAGCCAGGCGCTGCGCGAGAACCTCACGGCCATCCGTCCACTGATCGCCGGCGGCTCCATGCCGGTGGTCTCCCTCATGAAGGGGGTGGAGAAGCGCACGGGACTGCGGATGAGTCAGGTGATCGAGCAGGGTCTCGACTGCGACCCGAATCGCATCGCCGTGGCCTCCGGCCCGAACCTGGCGCTCGAGATCGCGCGGGAGCAGCCGACGGCTGCGGTCATCGCCTCGACCAGCCAGGAGACCGCCGAAGCCGTCGCGCTGCGGTCTCGCAACACCTACTTCCGCTCGTTCGTGAACACCGACGTGGTCGGCACCGAGTTCGGCGGTGTGCTCAAGAACCTCATCGCCGTCGCGATCGGCATCGTCGACGGTGTCGGGTACGGCGAGAACACGAAGGCCTCGATCATCACGCGCGGTCTCGTCGAGATGACGGACTTCGCGGTGGCACAGGGCGCGCAACCCGAGACGCTCCAGGGTCTCGCCGGGCTCGGCGACCTGATCGCGACGTGCCAATCGCCCCTCAGTCGCAACAACACCGCCGGACGCCTGCTCGGACAGGGGTTCTCGTTCCAGGACGTCGTGAAGCAGATGGACCAGACCGCCGAGGGACTCGCTTCGGTGGCGCCCGTTCTGACGCTGGCGCGCGCGGCGGGGGTGCAGATGCCCATCGTCGAGCAGGTCAAGATGGTCTTGGACGGCACGATGAACCCGCGCGACATCGCGCCCCACCTGACCACCGACGACGACAAGCCGACCGGCGAGAGGACCCCCCATGGCGACGACAACAGTAGCGGTGCTCTTCGGCGGGCGTTCCAGCGAGCATTCGATCAGTTCCGCCACGGCGGCCGGGGTGCTGCGCGCGATCGATCGTGA
- the leuC gene encoding 3-isopropylmalate dehydratase large subunit, translating to MSIPTPPERPRTLAEKVWDDHLVVKGEDGQPDLIYIDLHLVHEVTSPQAFDGLRAEGRPLRRLDLTIATEDHNTPTLDIDKPIADLTSRTQIETLRRNAEEFGVRLHSLGDAEQGIVHVVGPQLGLTMPGITVVCGDSHTSTHGAFGAMAFGIGTSEVEHVMATQTLPLKPFKTMAITVEGELKEGVTAKDIILAVIAKIGTNGGQGYVLEYRGSAIRALSMEGRMTMCNMSIEAGARAGMVAPDDITFEYVKGRPHAPTGQDWDDAVAYWRTLPSDEGAVYDAEIFIDAAELEPFVTWGTNPGQGVSLSSTVPSPDDFSDPNEKAAAERALEYMDLRPGTPLKEIPVDAVFMGSCTNSRIEDLRAFASIIEGRTKAEGVRVMVVPGSARVRLEAEAEGLDRVFTEFGAEWRFAGCSMCLGMNPDQLAPGERCASTSNRNFEGRQGKGGRTHLVSPLVAAATAVLGRLASPSDLPAREKVEA from the coding sequence ATGAGCATTCCCACCCCTCCCGAGCGCCCGCGCACCCTGGCCGAGAAGGTCTGGGACGACCACCTCGTCGTCAAGGGTGAAGACGGTCAGCCCGACCTGATCTACATCGACCTGCACCTCGTGCACGAGGTCACCAGCCCGCAGGCCTTCGACGGCCTGCGTGCGGAAGGGCGTCCGCTGCGGCGGCTCGATCTCACGATCGCCACCGAGGACCACAACACCCCGACCCTCGACATCGACAAGCCGATCGCCGACCTCACGAGCCGGACGCAGATCGAGACCTTGCGCCGCAACGCCGAGGAGTTCGGCGTGCGCCTGCACTCGCTCGGCGACGCCGAGCAGGGGATCGTGCACGTCGTCGGCCCCCAGCTCGGGCTCACGATGCCCGGCATCACGGTGGTGTGCGGCGACAGCCACACGTCGACCCACGGCGCATTCGGCGCGATGGCCTTCGGCATCGGCACCAGCGAGGTCGAACACGTCATGGCGACGCAGACCCTGCCGCTGAAGCCGTTCAAGACCATGGCCATCACGGTCGAGGGCGAGCTGAAGGAAGGCGTGACGGCGAAGGACATCATCCTCGCCGTCATCGCGAAGATCGGCACCAACGGCGGGCAGGGCTACGTGCTCGAGTACCGCGGCAGCGCCATTCGCGCACTCTCGATGGAGGGCCGCATGACGATGTGCAACATGTCGATCGAGGCGGGTGCCCGCGCGGGGATGGTGGCGCCCGACGACATCACCTTCGAGTACGTCAAGGGCCGGCCGCACGCACCCACCGGACAGGACTGGGACGACGCCGTGGCCTACTGGCGCACGCTCCCGAGCGATGAAGGCGCCGTCTACGACGCCGAGATCTTCATCGACGCGGCCGAACTCGAGCCGTTCGTCACGTGGGGCACGAACCCCGGCCAGGGGGTCTCGCTCAGTTCGACGGTGCCGTCGCCGGACGATTTCAGCGACCCGAACGAGAAAGCCGCCGCTGAGCGTGCGCTCGAGTACATGGACCTGCGCCCGGGGACTCCGCTCAAGGAGATCCCCGTCGACGCGGTCTTCATGGGGTCGTGCACCAACAGCCGGATCGAGGATCTGCGCGCGTTCGCGTCGATCATCGAGGGCCGGACGAAGGCGGAGGGCGTCCGCGTCATGGTCGTTCCGGGCTCGGCCCGCGTCCGGCTCGAGGCCGAGGCCGAAGGGCTCGACAGGGTCTTCACCGAGTTCGGTGCCGAATGGCGCTTCGCCGGCTGCTCGATGTGCCTGGGCATGAACCCCGATCAGCTCGCCCCGGGAGAGCGCTGCGCGTCGACCAGCAACCGCAACTTCGAAGGACGCCAGGGCAAGGGCGGTCGCACCCACCTGGTGTCGCCGCTCGTGGCCGCCGCCACCGCCGTGCTCGGGCGCCTCGCGTCACCGAGTGATCTGCCCGCACGCGAGAAGGTCGAGGCCTGA
- a CDS encoding DUF3515 family protein: MSRRRMIPALVLASVALVLAGCAGTVNVPSAPQANSPECADVMVRLPQTVAGAERRWTDSQATAAWGDPTTVIFSCGVASPGPTTLRCESVAGVDWVIDESEAPKFRVVTFGRTPAVELYFDTETSDDVQGVSSRQVLDELSRVVSRLPRDGGECVDRAEATPVPTPVSP, translated from the coding sequence GTGTCCCGCCGCCGAATGATCCCCGCTCTCGTCCTGGCCTCGGTGGCCCTCGTCCTCGCAGGCTGCGCCGGTACCGTCAACGTTCCATCGGCGCCGCAGGCGAACTCCCCCGAGTGCGCGGACGTCATGGTCCGCCTTCCCCAGACCGTTGCCGGTGCGGAGCGACGCTGGACCGACAGTCAGGCCACCGCGGCATGGGGCGACCCCACGACCGTCATCTTCTCGTGCGGCGTCGCGTCGCCCGGTCCGACGACGCTGCGGTGCGAGTCGGTGGCGGGCGTCGACTGGGTGATCGACGAGTCCGAAGCACCCAAGTTCCGGGTCGTCACATTCGGCCGCACCCCCGCCGTCGAGCTCTACTTCGACACCGAGACCTCCGACGACGTGCAAGGCGTCTCGAGCCGCCAGGTGCTCGACGAGCTCTCGCGGGTCGTCTCCCGCCTCCCCCGCGACGGCGGCGAATGCGTCGACCGCGCGGAGGCGACGCCGGTGCCGACGCCGGTCAGCCCCTGA
- a CDS encoding MBL fold metallo-hydrolase, with the protein MHVTKHEHACLRLERDGKTLLIDPGTFTSPLDGLNDVVAVVITHEHPDHWTSQHLSSILEQFPNIPVYGPEGVVRAAAGFDIREVSPGDKLEAGPFSLEFFGGHHAVIHESIPVIDNVGVLVDDEFYYPGDSYAVPKGAKVKLLAAPVGAPWLKIGDAMDFVLEVKPRRVFATHDMTLSPAGLSMGRERLTWAAQQNGGEFVALDPGDSTDI; encoded by the coding sequence ATGCATGTCACCAAGCACGAACACGCCTGCCTGCGCCTCGAGCGTGACGGCAAGACCCTGCTCATCGACCCCGGCACCTTCACGTCACCCCTCGACGGTCTGAATGATGTCGTGGCCGTCGTCATCACGCACGAGCACCCCGACCACTGGACGTCGCAGCACCTGTCGAGCATCCTCGAGCAGTTCCCGAACATCCCGGTCTACGGCCCGGAGGGCGTCGTGCGGGCTGCGGCCGGATTCGACATCCGCGAGGTCTCCCCCGGCGACAAGCTCGAGGCGGGTCCGTTCAGTCTCGAGTTCTTCGGCGGGCACCACGCGGTGATCCACGAGTCGATCCCCGTGATCGACAACGTCGGCGTCCTCGTCGACGACGAGTTCTACTATCCGGGCGATTCGTACGCCGTGCCCAAGGGGGCGAAGGTGAAGCTCCTGGCGGCACCCGTCGGCGCCCCGTGGCTGAAGATCGGCGATGCGATGGACTTCGTGCTCGAGGTCAAGCCCCGGCGGGTGTTCGCAACCCACGACATGACGCTGTCGCCGGCGGGCCTGTCGATGGGCCGCGAGCGGCTGACGTGGGCGGCCCAGCAGAACGGCGGCGAGTTCGTCGCGCTCGACCCGGGCGACTCCACCGACATCTGA
- a CDS encoding DUF4349 domain-containing protein — protein MNDLPALDNRRIDEIEAALFADIARERAEGRARDDVSAARRRRRRRTWWGASGAAAAVIVVAAAIAPQLTSSSGGASSVAPATAPDTMFGAPENGDMSRDAGGSAPQAEPFALDGSADEGVTSGTVSDSPAGRDVVATASATVVVADPRAAAESIGAAAVATGGYVESMSLGGTPTGALPYADDRAVWPAASGSAWVLVRVPAASLEDAVAGLSDVGEVETSQVSRDDVTTQTTDLRARVAAGQASVKRLTELMGEAGSVADLIAAESALAERQADLDSLQQQLTALESQVALSSLTVQLQAPAEKVDADPAGFGDGLATGWNGLIATFNGIIVALGFLLPWLIVIGLTAALIWLVVSTTRRRRARRNSTAD, from the coding sequence ATGAACGATCTTCCCGCCCTCGACAACCGCCGTATCGATGAGATCGAGGCAGCCCTGTTCGCGGACATCGCTCGCGAACGTGCCGAGGGGCGCGCCCGCGACGACGTGTCCGCGGCCCGGCGTCGGCGTCGCCGCCGCACCTGGTGGGGAGCGTCAGGAGCGGCAGCGGCCGTCATCGTCGTAGCCGCCGCGATCGCTCCGCAGCTGACGAGCAGCAGCGGCGGGGCGTCCTCCGTCGCTCCGGCCACCGCGCCCGACACGATGTTCGGCGCACCGGAGAACGGTGACATGTCGCGAGACGCCGGCGGTTCGGCGCCGCAGGCGGAACCCTTCGCGCTGGACGGGTCGGCCGACGAAGGCGTGACCTCCGGAACGGTGTCGGACTCCCCCGCCGGGCGCGACGTCGTCGCCACCGCATCCGCGACCGTGGTCGTCGCCGACCCCCGCGCCGCGGCGGAGTCGATCGGCGCGGCCGCCGTCGCGACGGGCGGCTACGTCGAGTCCATGAGCCTCGGCGGCACGCCGACGGGGGCGTTGCCGTACGCGGATGACCGCGCGGTGTGGCCGGCTGCCTCCGGGTCGGCCTGGGTGTTGGTGCGTGTGCCCGCCGCGAGCCTCGAAGACGCCGTCGCCGGACTCTCGGACGTGGGTGAGGTCGAGACCTCTCAGGTCTCACGCGATGACGTCACGACCCAGACCACCGACCTGCGTGCTCGAGTGGCTGCGGGGCAGGCGTCGGTCAAGAGGCTGACGGAGCTGATGGGCGAAGCCGGATCGGTCGCCGACCTCATCGCGGCGGAGTCCGCACTCGCGGAGCGACAGGCCGATCTCGATTCGCTGCAGCAGCAGCTCACCGCGCTCGAGTCGCAGGTCGCCCTCTCGTCGCTCACCGTTCAGCTGCAGGCGCCCGCCGAGAAGGTGGATGCCGATCCCGCGGGCTTCGGCGACGGGCTTGCGACGGGGTGGAACGGCCTCATCGCGACGTTCAACGGAATCATCGTGGCGCTCGGATTCCTGCTGCCGTGGCTCATCGTGATCGGACTCACCGCCGCGCTGATCTGGCTCGTCGTCTCGACCACGCGTCGGCGCCGCGCGCGACGTAACTCGACCGCCGACTGA
- a CDS encoding lysophospholipid acyltransferase family protein has product MSHNRRRASPEKTKPTPFWLAAAVVLPAVGLLAKIEIEGGEHLPEEGPYVLAPNHYSEFDPIVIAVATWRLGRAPRFMAKESLFRVPVVGAVLKGLGMIPVSRTTSASAAGQAIAQAAELVADGRGVIVYPEGSLTREPDLWPMRGKSGAVRVAVAGDIPIIPVATWGVQAIMPRYGKFSVWPLRKRIRVRFGPRVELPLESGVTPSPSQLVAATDAVMGRIAGLLGELRGEEPPAQRWNPGQHGQKETGRLEP; this is encoded by the coding sequence ATGTCCCACAACCGCCGTCGCGCGTCCCCCGAGAAGACGAAGCCGACTCCGTTCTGGTTGGCGGCAGCCGTCGTCCTGCCTGCGGTCGGTCTGCTCGCCAAGATCGAGATCGAGGGTGGGGAGCATCTGCCTGAAGAGGGTCCGTACGTCCTCGCGCCGAACCACTACAGCGAGTTCGATCCGATCGTGATCGCCGTCGCGACCTGGCGGCTCGGACGGGCGCCGCGATTCATGGCGAAGGAGAGCCTCTTCCGGGTTCCGGTCGTCGGCGCGGTGCTCAAGGGCCTCGGCATGATCCCCGTCTCGCGGACGACGTCGGCATCCGCTGCGGGGCAGGCGATCGCCCAGGCCGCCGAGCTGGTGGCCGACGGTCGTGGCGTGATCGTCTACCCGGAAGGGTCCCTCACGCGGGAGCCCGATCTGTGGCCGATGCGCGGCAAGTCCGGCGCGGTTCGCGTCGCGGTGGCGGGCGACATCCCGATCATCCCCGTCGCGACGTGGGGAGTGCAGGCAATCATGCCGCGCTACGGCAAGTTCAGCGTGTGGCCGCTCCGCAAGCGCATCCGGGTGCGGTTCGGCCCGCGCGTCGAGCTGCCCCTCGAGTCCGGCGTCACACCGTCGCCCAGTCAGCTCGTCGCGGCGACGGATGCGGTGATGGGACGCATCGCGGGTCTGCTCGGAGAGCTACGCGGCGAAGAGCCGCCCGCCCAGCGCTGGAACCCGGGGCAGCACGGTCAGAAGGAGACGGGTCGCCTTGAGCCGTAA
- a CDS encoding TerC family protein, producing MDLPVPFQIIALVILVLVLVADLLIIVKRPHIPSPKESTLWVLFYVALALVFAGILWAVADVEHAGQFVAGWLTEYSLSIDNLFVFVLIMSQFSVPRRYQQKVLMVGIIIALVLRGLFILAGAAIIEQFSWVFYIFGAFLIYTAIKQALPEGDHDDDVKKESFLVRIIRRTVDISDEYDGPKVRTVVNGKRMFTPMIIVFVAIGVTDLLFALDSIPAIFGITQDPFLVFTANIFALMGLRQLYFLLGDLLDRLKYLHYGIAFILAFIGVKLILHAMHENELAFINGGEGIAWAPEISTWVSLGVIVGAMLVATVASLIAARRDARAAGPTEAAAAVAGEQGTPPTVEQPDAREDERP from the coding sequence ATGGACCTCCCCGTGCCGTTCCAGATCATCGCGCTCGTCATTCTGGTTCTCGTGCTCGTCGCCGACCTGCTCATCATCGTCAAGCGGCCCCACATCCCGTCGCCGAAGGAATCGACGCTGTGGGTGCTGTTCTACGTCGCCCTCGCGCTGGTGTTCGCCGGCATCCTCTGGGCGGTCGCCGACGTCGAGCATGCCGGACAGTTCGTCGCAGGATGGCTGACGGAGTACAGCCTGTCGATCGACAACCTGTTCGTCTTCGTGCTGATCATGAGCCAGTTCTCGGTTCCGCGGCGGTACCAGCAGAAGGTGCTGATGGTGGGCATCATCATCGCTCTGGTGCTGCGGGGGCTCTTCATCCTCGCGGGCGCGGCGATCATCGAGCAGTTCAGCTGGGTGTTCTACATCTTCGGCGCCTTCCTCATCTACACCGCGATCAAGCAGGCGCTGCCCGAGGGTGATCACGACGACGACGTGAAGAAGGAGAGCTTCCTCGTCCGCATCATCCGGCGCACGGTCGACATCTCCGACGAGTACGACGGGCCCAAGGTCCGCACGGTCGTCAACGGCAAGCGGATGTTCACCCCGATGATCATCGTGTTCGTGGCCATCGGCGTCACCGACCTGCTGTTCGCCCTCGACTCGATCCCCGCGATCTTCGGCATCACGCAGGATCCGTTCCTCGTGTTCACGGCGAACATCTTCGCGCTCATGGGCTTGCGCCAGCTCTACTTCCTGCTCGGCGATCTGCTCGACCGGCTCAAGTATCTGCACTACGGCATCGCGTTCATCCTCGCCTTCATCGGCGTGAAGCTCATCCTCCACGCCATGCACGAGAACGAGCTCGCGTTCATCAACGGCGGCGAGGGGATCGCCTGGGCGCCGGAGATCTCGACCTGGGTGTCGCTCGGGGTCATCGTCGGCGCCATGCTCGTCGCAACCGTCGCGAGCCTCATCGCCGCCCGTCGCGATGCCCGCGCCGCCGGCCCCACCGAAGCAGCTGCCGCGGTGGCCGGCGAGCAGGGCACGCCCCCGACGGTCGAGCAGCCCGATGCGCGCGAGGACGAGCGCCCGTGA
- the leuD gene encoding 3-isopropylmalate dehydratase small subunit, translating into MEKFETHTGVVAPLKRSAVDTDQIIPAVYLKRVTKTGFEDALFANWRQDPEFVLNQPVFSGASILVAGPDFGTGSSREHAVWALRDYGFRVVLAPKFADIFRGNAGKQGLLAGIISESDREAIWAAVDAQPGVQMTVDLEARVASLGDLRVAFEIDDYTRWRLLEGLDDIGLTLRNEEAIAQFEARREAWRPRTLPVA; encoded by the coding sequence ATGGAGAAGTTCGAGACCCACACCGGTGTCGTCGCGCCCCTCAAGCGTTCCGCGGTCGACACCGACCAGATCATCCCCGCCGTATACCTGAAGCGTGTCACGAAGACCGGTTTCGAGGACGCGCTCTTCGCCAACTGGCGGCAGGACCCCGAGTTCGTGCTGAACCAGCCGGTCTTCTCCGGCGCCTCGATCCTCGTGGCCGGACCCGACTTCGGCACCGGATCGAGCCGCGAGCACGCCGTGTGGGCGTTGCGCGACTACGGCTTCCGCGTCGTGCTCGCACCGAAGTTCGCCGACATCTTCCGCGGCAATGCGGGCAAGCAGGGGCTCCTCGCGGGCATCATCTCCGAGAGCGACCGCGAGGCGATCTGGGCTGCCGTCGACGCGCAGCCCGGCGTGCAGATGACCGTCGACCTCGAGGCGCGCGTCGCCTCTCTCGGCGACCTCCGAGTCGCCTTCGAGATCGACGATTACACTCGTTGGAGGCTCCTCGAGGGACTCGATGACATCGGGCTCACGCTGCGCAATGAAGAGGCGATCGCGCAGTTCGAGGCGCGCCGCGAGGCGTGGCGACCTCGGACACTCCCCGTCGCGTAG
- a CDS encoding D-alanine--D-alanine ligase family protein — protein MATTTVAVLFGGRSSEHSISSATAAGVLRAIDRERYRVIPVGITREGAFVLEDDDADKFALNPERMPEVADNGTRVLWPEPGGRRELRVRRADGTVDALGEVDVVLPILHGPHGEDGTIQGFFDTLQLPYAGGGVFDSALCMDKHFMKIVLQAAGIPVAPWVTVDEARWRRDPEGVRADAAALGIPSFVKPARAGSSVGVSKVHEAAELDAALELAFAEDGKVLIEPAIVGREVEVAVLEGRGGEPARASLPGEIVLTTREFYDFEGKYLGGDGAEVVCPADVTADEIDALQRMAVAAFTAVDGRGLARVDFFQTADGLYVNELNTMPGFTPISMFPKCWIASGLSYGDLISELIEVALSRVSERV, from the coding sequence ATGGCGACGACAACAGTAGCGGTGCTCTTCGGCGGGCGTTCCAGCGAGCATTCGATCAGTTCCGCCACGGCGGCCGGGGTGCTGCGCGCGATCGATCGTGAGCGCTATCGCGTGATCCCGGTCGGGATCACGCGGGAAGGCGCGTTCGTCCTCGAGGACGACGACGCCGACAAGTTCGCCCTGAACCCGGAACGGATGCCCGAGGTCGCCGACAACGGCACACGGGTGCTGTGGCCGGAGCCCGGCGGCCGTCGCGAGCTGCGCGTGCGCCGCGCCGACGGAACGGTCGACGCGCTCGGCGAAGTCGATGTCGTGCTGCCGATCCTGCACGGTCCCCACGGCGAGGACGGCACGATTCAGGGCTTCTTCGACACGCTGCAGCTGCCCTACGCCGGAGGCGGGGTCTTCGATTCCGCGCTGTGCATGGACAAGCACTTCATGAAGATCGTGCTGCAGGCAGCCGGCATCCCGGTCGCTCCGTGGGTGACCGTAGACGAGGCGCGATGGCGTCGTGATCCCGAGGGCGTTCGAGCGGATGCCGCAGCCCTCGGCATCCCGAGCTTCGTCAAGCCGGCGCGCGCCGGATCGAGCGTCGGCGTCTCGAAGGTCCACGAGGCTGCTGAACTCGACGCCGCTCTCGAGCTGGCGTTCGCGGAAGACGGCAAGGTGCTCATCGAGCCTGCGATCGTCGGCCGCGAGGTCGAGGTGGCGGTCCTGGAAGGTCGCGGCGGTGAGCCGGCCCGCGCGTCGTTGCCGGGCGAGATCGTGCTGACGACCCGCGAGTTCTACGACTTCGAAGGCAAGTACCTCGGTGGTGACGGCGCGGAGGTCGTCTGCCCCGCCGACGTCACGGCCGACGAGATCGATGCGCTCCAGCGCATGGCGGTCGCCGCTTTCACCGCCGTCGACGGTCGCGGTCTGGCGCGCGTCGACTTCTTCCAGACGGCGGACGGCCTGTACGTCAACGAGCTGAACACGATGCCGGGGTTCACGCCGATCTCGATGTTCCCCAAGTGCTGGATCGCCTCGGGCCTCAGCTACGGCGATCTCATCTCCGAACTGATCGAGGTCGCGCTCTCGCGAGTGTCCGAGCGCGTCTGA
- a CDS encoding RNA polymerase sigma factor, with the protein MVDTITRGDAELVEAAASGSEHAFRTLYRAYVRPVYWLAHGLLGDPAEAEDATQETFLVAWRKLPDLELAGESLLPWLVTICRFQSANRIRRRQRERRHTTDADAADVADTVDVERQVAQSDLVERILTAVGSLSPLDQDIFRLCAAEGFAYQAAADQLGVSHGTVRNRLSRIRTFVRSSVEPEQS; encoded by the coding sequence ATGGTCGACACGATCACACGCGGTGATGCCGAACTCGTCGAGGCGGCGGCATCCGGAAGCGAGCACGCCTTCCGGACGCTCTACCGCGCCTACGTGCGGCCGGTGTACTGGCTCGCACACGGCCTGCTCGGCGATCCCGCGGAGGCGGAGGACGCGACTCAAGAGACGTTCCTCGTGGCCTGGCGGAAGCTTCCCGATCTCGAGCTGGCGGGCGAGTCCCTTCTGCCGTGGCTCGTCACCATCTGCCGATTCCAGAGCGCGAACCGCATCCGTCGACGGCAACGTGAACGCCGCCACACGACCGACGCGGATGCCGCTGACGTCGCGGACACGGTCGACGTCGAGCGACAGGTCGCGCAGAGCGATCTGGTCGAACGCATCCTCACCGCCGTCGGATCTCTCAGCCCGCTCGATCAGGACATCTTCCGGCTCTGCGCCGCAGAGGGATTCGCCTATCAAGCGGCCGCCGACCAGCTCGGCGTCAGCCACGGGACGGTCCGGAACCGCCTCTCCCGCATTCGCACATTCGTCCGCTCGAGCGTTGAACCGGAGCAGTCATGA